Proteins encoded by one window of Corythoichthys intestinalis isolate RoL2023-P3 chromosome 20, ASM3026506v1, whole genome shotgun sequence:
- the LOC130909050 gene encoding uncharacterized protein LOC130909050, with protein MLKQVDAQSQSQQRSCSPSSQGELWETRSRCSRSSKQSTRSSASVAALKARAKAGAAQAQLAFAEEEAEAMKQQAQIQAQLHVLKVKKEAAAASAEADILEAAIQQEEAQPLCHPSSIDFVDSKQKVQNYIDSQVIQPVQHPVPCWNPFHQIDNSSIQPQPLPQQNSHTFNCISSPIPGATSPAPIHQYQPLSSSLPHPQQKTNVSDVAKYLMRRELVTGTMQRFDDDPQNYRSWKSSFVNITKDLALSDKEELDLLLKWLGPKSTEQAKRISAAQVNNTTSALKMVWQRLEETFGAPEVIEHALFKKIEDFPRIASRENTKLRELGDLLMELELTKAEGHSPGLAFLDTARGVNPILEKLPYSLQEKWISHASKYKLDHGVIFPPFSVCSRFVQEQARIRNDPSFSFLSATQFKFDKQVKSSTRPMISVKKTEIAVDTELKEVCEEPDKQCPLHNKPHPLRRCRTFLTKPLDERKAYLKEKGICFRCCASTKHQAKDCTIKVTCKECQSERHNTALHPGPPSTDIKPSSEARQHGGETESSLQPVSATTMCTEVCGEQRSPRSCAKICLAKVYPAGQREKAINLYAVMDEQSNQSLARSDFFDIFRVNGSREIYTLKTCSGVMEVSGRKAKDFIIESIDGRVKVPLPPMLECDMIPEDRSEIPAPEVTQHHPHLKALSHKISPVDPNAQILLLLGRDILRLHKVREQCNGPSNAPFAQRLDLGWVIVGDVCVSGVHKPVSITAYKTNTLFNGRPSYLDACTNVLQVKEKKVTNVKDDMHSFTDTYQVKRSDNLGDTIFVKGEDDEMLAPSQQDAEFLKIMQNEMYQDETNNWVAPLPFVTPRQRLPNNRQQALKRLYTLKRSLDKKPETREHFVQFMQKILNNQQAETAPPLQPEEECWYLPMFGVYHPQKPHQIRVVFDSSAKHEGVALNDVLLSGPDLNNALLGVLIRFRKEPIAVTADVEQMFYCFKVREDHRNFLRFLWHKDNDVAKEIIEYRMKVHVFGNRPSPSVAIYGLRKAAGVGETEYGKEASQFVIRNFYVDDGLVSLPTELEAITLLQNTQKMLAVSNLRLHKFASNSSKVMEAFPTSDLAKDIKSLNLDNDPLPVQRSLGISWSLESDTFTFHVSKEKKPFTKRGILSTVNSLYDPLGFVSPITVQGKALIREFTLEPCDWDDPLPANKERLWTAWKDSLLEVENIHIPRSYVPQSMSSTQHRELCVFSDASSTAIAAVAYIQVKNDHGQYFSGFVMGKSKLAPRPAHTIPRLELCAAVLAVEMAELICQEIDIKLHDVRFYTDSKIVLGYIYNISRRFYVYVSNRVSRIRKSSVPSQWHHVSSENNPADIATRPIAALLLPQTYWFTGPPFLNKDLSQFPPMEDNNNFKLIEPEQDVEVRPEVNVCATQVSIKHLSPHRFERFSSWKHLIRGMAKLIAVIRNKSKTADKKSTNLQTQAKLSVIASVQQNAFKEEMTKLKKGEHIAKTSPLWNLNSFIDSEGLLRVGGRTSLANLPYDEKHPLILPKRHHVSTLLVRYYHQDVAHQGRHLTEGALRSAGVWIIGARKLVSSVIYQCVICRKLRGKPAEQKMANLPEDRLTMEPPFTRVGLDVFGPWTVVTRKTRGGSADSKRWAVLFSCLGTRAVHIEVIESMSTSSFINALRRFFAVRGPAKVLRSDRGTNFIGACKELKISTDDSEIQDYLSKEGCTWTFNTPYSSHMGGSWERMIGIARRILDAMLLQAGPTRLTHEVLTTLMSEVMAIMNCRPLVPITTDSETPTVLTPSMLLTQKKGAAPAPEGTFDIKDMYKKQWKHVQSLADAFWKRWRQEYLTALQVRKKWTQDKDNITEGDVVLVKDELLKRNEWPIGLITKCIPSEDKRIRKVEVRVVKQGTPRVYLRPINQLILLLPRHSETKKTD; from the coding sequence ATGTTGAAGCAAGTGGACGCTCAATCGCAAAGTCAGCAGAGAAGCTGCTCACCAAGTAGTCAAGGTGAGTTATGGGAAACAAGGTCTCGTTGCTCCAGATCCTCAAAGCAGTCTACAAGGTCATCAGCAAGCGTTGCAGCCCTCAAAGCGCGAGCCAAAGCTGGGGCTGCACAAGCGCAGTTGGCTTTTGCAGAAGAGGAAGCTGAAGCCATGAAGCAACAGGCTCAAATCCAAGCTCAACTTCATGTACTGAAGGTGAAGAAGGAGGCAGCAGCTGCATCAGCAGAAGCGGACATCCTGGAAGCAGCAATTCAGCAGGAAGAAGCACAACCACTTTGTCATCCATCATCCATCGACTTTGTGGACTCTAAACAAAAGGTTCAAAATTATATCGACAGTCAAGTAATCCAGCCAGTACAACACCCAGTCCCATGCTGGAACCCCTTCCACCAAATTGACAACTCAAGCATTCAACCTCAACCATTACCTCAACAAAATTCCCACACTTTCAACTGCATATCATCACCTATTCCTGGCGCTACATCTCCAGCTCCAATTCACCAGTATCAGCCACTCAGTTCATCTCTTCCCCACCCTCAGCAGAAAACAAATGTAAGTGATGTAGCAAAATATCTGATGAGACGTGAACTTGTAACAGGCACCATGCAGAGATTCGACGATGATCCACAAAATTATCGCAGCTGGAAATCATCTTTTGTGAACATCACTAAAGACCTAGCTCTGTCAGACAAAGAAGAGCTAGATCTTCTACTGAAATGGCTTGGGCCCAAGTCAACTGAACAAGCAAAGAGAATCAGTGCAGCTCAAGTCAATAACACAACTTCTGCGCTCAAAATGGTTTGGCAGCGACTAGAAGAAACGTTTGGTGCACCTGAGGTAATTGAGCATGCCCTCTTTAAGAAAATTGAGGACTTTCCTAGAATTGCGTCTAGAGAAAATACTAAGCTAAGAGAGCTGGGGGATCTCTTAATGGAACTTGAACTTACAAAAGCAGAAGGTCATTCTCCAGGGTTAGCCTTTCTAGACACCGCCAGGGGTGTCAATCCTATTTTGGAGAAGTTGCCATATTCACTACAAGAAAAGTGGATTTCACATGCATCTAAATACAAACTAGATCATGGTGTCATATTTCCACCATTTTCAGTCTGTTCTAGATTTGTGCAAGAGCAAGCACGCATAAGAAATGACCCAAGTTTTTCATTTCTTTCAGCAACTCAGTTCAAGTTTGATAAACAAGTTAAAAGCAGCACTCGCCCAATGATATCCGTGAAAAAGACTGAAATTGCTGTAGACACTGAGTTAAAAGAGGTATGTGAAGAGCCAGACAAACAATGTCCGTTGCATAACAAGCCACACCCCCTCAGAAGATGTCGTACTTTTCTCACCAAGCCTCTTGATGAGAGAAAGGCGTACCTGAAAGAGAAAGGCATATGCTTCAGGTGCTGTGCGTCAACCAAACACCAAGCGAAAGACTGTACTATTAAAGTCACATGCAAAGAATGTCAGAGTGAAAGACACAATACAGCTCTTCATCCAGGTCCTCCTTCAACCGACATCAAACCGTCTTCAGAGGCGCGTCAGCACGGCGGGGAGACCGAGTCAAGTCTACAACCCGTTTCCGCTACCACAATGTGCACCGAGGTATGTGGGGAACAACGCAGTCCTAGATCTTGTGCGAAGATATGTTTAGCTAAAGTTTATCCAGCAGGCCAACGAGAAAAGGCTATAAACTTGTATGCTGTCATGGACGAACAAAGTAACCAATCCCTTGCTCGTTCAGACTTTTTTGACATCTTCAGAGTAAACGGAAGCAGAGAGATTTATACTCTGAAGACATGTTCAGGTGTCATGGAAGTGAGCGGGAGGAAAGCCAAAGACTTTATTATTGAGTCAATAGATGGTCGTGTAAAAGTGCCACTTCCTCCTATGCTAGAATGTGACATGATCCCAGAAGATCGTTCTGAGATACCTGCACCAGAAGTCACACAACACCATCCACATTTAAAGGCACTCTCACACAAAATCAGTCCTGTAGATCCAAACGCACAGATCCTCTTGCTGCTCGGTAGAGACATCCTGAGGTTGCACAAAGTGAGAGAGCAATGTAATGGTCCCAGTAATGCACCATTCGCGCAGCGCCTTGACCTAGGCTGGGTCATCGTGGGTGATGTATGTGTAAGTGGAGTGCACAAACCAGTCTCTATTACAGCATACAAAACAAACACCTTGTTCAATGGACGGCCATCATATCTCGATGCCtgcacaaatgtcctacaagtcaaagaaaaaaaggtaACCAACGTAAAAGATGACATGCACAGCTTCACAGACACTTATCAAGTAAAACGATCAGACAATCTTGGGGATACAATCTTCGTCAAAGGAGAGGATGATGAAATGTTGGCACCGTCACAACAAGATGCAGAATTtctcaaaataatgcaaaatgaAATGTACCAGGATGAGACAAACAATTGGGTTGCACCGCTTCCATTTGTTACACCCAGACAGCGTCTACCAAACAACAGACAACAAGCTTTAAAGAGACTTTACACACTCAAACGTAGTCTTGACAAAAAGCCTGAAACAAGAGAGCACTTTGTACAGTTCATGCAAAAAATCTTAAACAACCAGCAAGCAGAAACCGCACCTCCCTTGCAACCTGAGGAAGAGTGCTGGTACCTCCCAATGTTCGGGGTGTACCACCCTCAAAAACCCCATCAAATTCGTGTGGTTTTTGATTCAAGTGCCAAACATGAGGGTGTAGCGTTGAATGATGTCCTCTTAAGCGGCCCAGATCTTAACAATGCGTTACTAGGAGTGCTCATCAGATTCCGTAAGGAGCCTATTGCAGTAACGGCAGATGTGGAACAAATGTTCTACTGCTTCAAAGTGCGAGAAGATCATCGCAATTTCCTGCGATTCCTTTGGCACAAAGACAATGACGTCGCAAAGGAAATTATTGAGTACCGCATGAAAGTGCATGTGTTTGGAAATCGTCCGTCTCCCTCTGTTGCAATCTACGGATTACGCAAAGCTGCTGGGGTAGGAGAAACGGAATATGGCAAAGAAGCATCACAGTTTGTTATCAGAAATTTTTATGTGGACGATGGTCTGGTCTCACTCCCGACAGAACTTGAAGCGATCACGCTCCTGCAAAACACTCAGAAAATGTTGGCTGTGTCAAACTTGCGCCTACATAAATTCGCTTCTAATAGCAGCAAAGTCATGGAGGCGTTTCCAACAAGCGACTTGGCAAAAGACATTAAAAGCCTAAACCTAGACAACGACCCGTTGCCTGTTCAGAGAAGTTTAGGCATCAGCTGGAGTCTTGAATCTGACACTTTCACCTTCCACGTGAGCAAAGAGAAAAAACCCTTCACCAAAAGAGGCATACTATCCACTGTCAATAGTTTGTATGACCCCTTGGGGTTTGTTTCGCCTATAACTGTACAGGGAAAAGCACTCATCCGAGAATTCACCTTGGAACCATGCGACTGGGATGATCCCTTGCCTGCAAACAAAGAGAGATTGTGGACTGCATGGAAGGATTCACTTCTCGAGGTAGAGAACATACACATTCCTAGGTCGTATGTACCACAGTCTATGTCCTCAACACAGCACAGAGAACTTTGTGTTTTCAGCGATGCTTCATCTACAGCAATAGCAGCAGTTGCTTACATTCAAGTTAAAAATGACCATGGACAGTATTTCAGTGGATTTGTCATGGGAAAATCCAAACTAGCACCGAGACCAGCGCACACAATCCCACGTTTAGAACTGTGCGCAGCTGTCCTCGCTGTAGAAATGGCTGAGCTCATATGCCAAGAAATCGACATTAAGCTCCATGATGTCAGGTTCTACACTGACAGTAAGATTGTGCTAGGTTACATCTATAACATCTCAAGAAGGTTTTATGTCTATGTATCAAACAGAGTCTCAAGAATCAGAAAGTCATCTGTACCATCGCAGTGGCATCATGTTTCATCGGAAAACAACCCGGCAGACATTGCCACACGTCCAATAGCAGCGCTATTGCTACCACAAACCTACTGGTTCACAGGCCCACCTTTCCTGAACAAAGACCTGTCACAGTTTCCTCCCATGGAAGATAACAACAACTTCAAACTAATCGAACCAGAACAAGATGTCGAGGTTCGACCGGAAGTCAATGTCTGTGCTACCCAAGTAAGCATCAAACATCTTAGCCCACACCGCTTTGAAAGATTCTCATCGTGGAAACATCTAATAAGAGGCATGGCAAAACTCATTGCAGTCATCAGAAACAAATCCAAAACTGCagacaaaaaaagtacaaatctACAAACTCAAGCAAAACTGTCAGTCATTGCAAGTGTTCAACAAAATGCATTcaaagaggaaatgacaaaGCTTAAAAAAGGAGAGCATATCGCAAAAACAAGTCCCTTGTGGAATTTAAACTCATTCATAGACTCAGAAGGACTGTTAAGAGTGGGAGGTCGAACATCTCTTGCCAATCTTCCATATGATGAAAAGCACCCACTGATACTCCCTAAAAGGCATCATGTGTCAACTTTGCTTGTGAGATATTACCACCAAGATGTCGCTCATCAAGGTCGTCACCTCACCGAGGGAGCACTTCGATCTGCAGGTGTCTGGATAATTGGCGCAAGAAAACTTGTCTCAAGTGTCATTTATCAATGTGTCATATGTCGCAAACTTAGGGGTAAGCCTGctgaacagaaaatggccaaCTTGCCCGAAGACCGTCTTACAATGGAGCCTCCTTTCACAAGGGTAGGTCTAGATGTTTTTGGGCCCTGGACTGTTGTCACCCGCAAAACAAGAGGCGGTAGCGCTGACAGCAAACGTTGGGCAGTTTTGTTCAGCTGTCTGGGCACCCGCGCAGTTCACATAGAAGTCATAGAATCTATGTCTACATCAAGTTTTATTAATGCATTACGAAGGTTTTTCGCAGTCAGGGGTCCTGCCAAAGTTTTGAGGTCAGACCGTGGCACTAACTTTATAGGTGCTTGTAAAGAGTTGAAAATAAGCACCGATGACTCTGAGATTCAAGATTACTTGAGCAAAGAAGGCtgcacatggactttcaacacaCCTTATTCATCGCATATGGGAGGCTCATGGGAAAGAATGATAGGCATCGCCCGTCGCATTCTTGATGCCATGCTATTGCAAGCAGGTCCTACTCGCCTCACACACGAAGTTCTGACAACGCTCATGTCAGAAGTTATGGCTATCATGAATTGCCGACCATTAGTTCCCATCACCACTGATTCAGAGACACCAACAGTTTTGACGCCATCCATGCTCCTAACCCAAAAGAAAGGTGCTGCTCCTGCTCCAGAAGGTACGTTCGACATCAAGGACATGTACAAAAAGCAATGGAAGCATGTTCAAAGTCTTGCAGATGCCTTTTGGAAACGCTGGAGACAAGAATATCTGACAGCTCTTCAAGTAAGAAAGAAATGGACTCAGGACAAGGACAATATCACAGAAGGAGATGTCGTCTTAGTTAAAGATGAACTACTGAAACGCAACGAATGGCCCATCGGACTCATTACAAAGTGCATCCCAAGTGAAGACAAAAGAATCCGAAAAGTGGAAGTACGAGTTGTCAAGCAAGGGACTCCGCGTGTCTATTTGCGACCAATAAACCAACTGATTTTGTTACTCCCTCGTCATAGTGAAACAAAAAAGACTGATTAA